One part of the Dehalobacter sp. genome encodes these proteins:
- a CDS encoding type I restriction-modification system subunit M → MQKNAEDTKNGAGQYFTPRPLIKVMVQCLQPEPMKTIGDRCCGTGGFFLAAYDFLTSHHRLDRDQSRFLKNKTFGGNEIVAGTRRLALMNMFLHNIGEIDGEPMISNSDALIADPGYRYDYILTNPPFGKKSIMTFANEEGEQEKEELTYNRQDFWTITSNKQLNFLQHIHMILKTGGQAAVVLPDNVLFEGGAGETIRKKLLETTDLHTILRLPTGIFYANGVKANVLFFEAKPASKDPWTKEVWMYDYRTNVHHTLKKNPMKYSDLEDFIKCYNPGNRHSRKETWSEESPEGRFRKFGYEEIVSRDKTNLDIFWLKDKSLADLDNLPDPDILANEIIENMEASLASFKEIIATINGEIEEN, encoded by the coding sequence CTGCAAAAGAATGCAGAAGATACGAAAAACGGAGCCGGGCAGTACTTCACCCCAAGGCCTCTCATTAAGGTTATGGTCCAGTGCCTCCAGCCCGAGCCCATGAAAACAATCGGGGATCGCTGCTGCGGCACAGGCGGGTTCTTTCTGGCAGCTTATGACTTTCTTACTTCGCACCACCGGCTGGACAGGGACCAGAGCCGCTTCCTGAAAAACAAAACTTTCGGCGGCAATGAAATAGTCGCAGGGACAAGGCGGCTTGCTTTAATGAACATGTTCCTGCACAACATCGGGGAAATAGACGGGGAACCTATGATCTCAAACTCCGATGCTCTCATAGCTGATCCCGGTTACCGTTACGATTACATCCTCACAAACCCGCCTTTCGGAAAAAAGAGCATCATGACCTTTGCAAACGAAGAAGGCGAACAGGAAAAAGAAGAACTTACTTACAACCGCCAGGACTTCTGGACAATTACAAGCAATAAGCAATTAAACTTTTTGCAGCACATCCATATGATCCTTAAAACCGGCGGGCAGGCAGCAGTTGTGCTGCCTGATAATGTTCTCTTCGAAGGCGGAGCAGGAGAGACTATCCGCAAAAAGCTCCTTGAAACCACAGACCTTCACACGATCCTGCGCCTGCCGACCGGCATCTTCTATGCAAACGGAGTAAAGGCAAACGTGCTTTTTTTTGAAGCAAAACCCGCATCAAAAGATCCCTGGACAAAAGAAGTGTGGATGTATGACTACCGCACAAATGTGCATCACACATTGAAAAAGAATCCTATGAAATATTCCGATCTTGAGGACTTTATCAAATGCTATAATCCCGGAAACCGCCACAGCCGCAAAGAGACCTGGAGCGAAGAATCTCCCGAAGGCAGGTTCAGGAAATTCGGCTATGAAGAGATTGTGTCAAGGGACAAAACGAATCTGGACATTTTCTGGCTCAAGGACAAAAGCCTTGCTGACCTCGATAACCTCCCTGACCCGGATATTCTTGCAAACGAGATAATTGAGAATATGGAAGCCTCACTGGCAAGTTTTAAGGAGATTATAGCCACAATAAATGGAGAAATTGAAGAGAATTAA